From a region of the Salarias fasciatus chromosome 6, fSalaFa1.1, whole genome shotgun sequence genome:
- the lcor gene encoding ligand-dependent corepressor isoform X2 encodes MQRMIRQFAAEYTSKTTQDDPPLPNGTMKDQSLPRAVSLAPAPSSSPGPLPAPSSPQSSASSSPSPTPGPCYSPTSSSSAIAIAAAATASAPACTPSSNGTGASNGGGGGAAGGGGGTAAASAQNPVLSKLLMADQDGPLDLTVKKSQADPEPCQQDGVLDLSTKKNQSAGSPKTSLGFNSAPGAKGRSLKAEHSLSEAEEDDGLLQRSLQDGLRENYSNSFKPPLARSLRIKEELLSQKHRLSNQPAALSLANLESAGLLNHGQSHSLLGQKGSSPFWGSKAHLESLMKLKQASGALSDLKDLPTFLENHHHNHHGAFSYKSSLHHHHHNQVSKAQHHHNDGKRDQGHSPPVDLKIPQVRGMDLSWDSHASDLYGYGAMGVGGGAHGENTLSRKLRAILPKQNRRGASLGSLLDGAADYWRSDLDHSSSGPAYSISDVEGDPNSKQPRKKRGRYRQYNSEILEEAIAVVMSGKMSVSKAQNMYGIPHSTLEYKVKERMGTLKNPPKKKLKLMMKMEAGSQDFPTESENTPTVTPRDDGPPRAAAELQDNVKEEIDDNFKPID; translated from the exons ATGCAGCGAATGATCCGCCAGTTCGCTGCCGAATATACCTCAAAAACTACTCAGGACGACCCGCCCCTGCCCAACGGCACCATGAAGGACCAAAGCCTGCCGAGAGCGGTGTCTCTGGCCCCGGCCCCCAGCTCCTCGCCCGGGCCCCTGCCGGCGCCCAGCTCCCCTCAAtcgtctgcctcctcctctccgtccccGACCCCGGGGCCGTGCTAcagccccacctcctcctcctccgccatcGCCATCGCCGCTGCTGCCACCGCCTCAGCACCCGCCTGCACCCCGAGCAGCAACGGCACCGGAGCCAGTAacggcggaggcggaggagccgcgggaggaggaggaggcactgCCGCTGCCTCTGCACAGAACCCCGTCCTCAGCAAGCTTCTCATGGCCGACCAGGACGGCCCGCTGGACCTGACGGTGAAGAAGAGCCAGGCCGATCCAGAGCCGTGCCAGCAAG ATGGCGTCCTGGACCTCTCCACCAAGAAGAACCAGAGTGCGGGCAGCCCCAAAACCTCGCTCGGCTTCAACTCGGCGCCCGGGGCCAAAGG GCGCTCCCTCAAGGCCGAGCACTCGCTGTCAGAGGCGGAGGAGGATGAcgggctgctgcagagaagcttgcAGGACGGACTGAGGGAGAACTACTCCAACTCCTTCAAGCCCCCACTGGCCCGCTCACTGCGCATCAAGGAAGAGCTCCTCAGCCAGAAGCACCGCCTTTCCAACCAGCCCGCTGCTCTGTCATTGGCCAATCTCGAGTCAGCTGGCTTGCTCAATCACGGGCAGTCGCACTCCCTGCTGGGCCAGAAGGGCTCCTCCCCTTTCTGGGGAAGCAAAGCCCACCTTGAAAGCCTGATGAAGCTAAAGCAGGCCAGTGGAGCGCTGAGTGACCTCAAAGACCTGCCTACATTCCTGGAGAatcaccaccacaaccaccacgGAGCCTTCTCCTACAAGAGTTccctccatcaccaccaccacaatCAGGTGTCGAAGGCCCAACACCACCACAACGACGGCAAGAGAGATCAGGGCCACTCGCCCCCCGTCGACCTGAAGATCCCCCAGGTCCGGGGCATGGATCTGTCGTGGGATTCACATGCCTCTGACCTGTACGGCTACGGCGCCATGGGCGTTGGGGGTGGTGCTCACGGGGAGAACACCCTGAGCCGAAAGCTGAGAGCCATCCTGCCCAAGCAGAACCGGCGGGGAGCGAGCCTGGGAAGCCTCCTGGACGGCGCTGCCGACTACTGGAGATCCGACCTCGACCACTCCAGTTCTGGGCCAGCATACTCCATCTCCGACGTGGAAGGGGACCCAAATTCCAAGCAGCCAAGGAAGAAGAGGGGCCGCTATCGCCAATACAACAGTGAGATCCTGGAGGAGGCCATCGCAGTGGTGATGAGTGGAAAGATGAGCGTGTCCAAGGCACAGAACATGTACGGGATCCCACACAGCACCCTGGAGTACAAGGTCAAGGAGCGCATGGGAACCTTGAAGAACCCCCCAAAGAAGAAGCTCAagctgatgatgaagatggaagCAGGAAGCCAGGATTTTCCTACCGAGTCAGAAAACACACCCACCGTGACTCCGCGAGACGACGGCCCACCGCGAgcagctgctgagctccagGACAATGTAAAGGAAGAGATTGATGATAATTTCAAACCAATCGACTAA